The following are encoded together in the Lathyrus oleraceus cultivar Zhongwan6 chromosome 3, CAAS_Psat_ZW6_1.0, whole genome shotgun sequence genome:
- the LOC127127670 gene encoding dof zinc finger protein DOF5.1, translated as MVYTSLPPYMDPTNWHQQQQNHHQVANTSVNTPFLIPPPQPQPSNLTPSQPHGSSIRPGSMADRARMANIPMQEPSQKCPRCDSTNTKFCYFNNYSLSQPRHFCKTCRRYWTRGGALRSVPVGGGCRRNKRTKSSSNNTSKSPVSSDRQTSSANNSPAVLSSQTPPPMRFMPPLHQLGDHHLGEIGLNYNFPSQMGGVGDLNFHIGSSLGNGSLGGGGRSGGSASILPTGNFEQWRMPQTHQFPFLTSLEASSSHGLLYPFGGNDQEHAYGGVSKVLTSSNVKMEENQSKQFLGMINSNNNNNINNNNNNNPNSEQYWSASNGGATSAWNDLSSPFNSSSATTNSNYRT; from the exons ATGGTTTATACTTCTCTCCCACCATATATGGATCCAACCAATTGGCATCAACAG caacaaaatcatcatcaagtGGCTAACACTAGTGTCAACACTCCTTTTCTAATTCCGCCGCCACAACCTCAACCATCGAACCTGACACCTTCGCAACCTCATGGAAGCTCGATCAGGCCGGGTTCGATGGCTGATAGGGCTAGGATGGCGAACATACCTATGCAAGAACCGTCACAAAAATGTCCAAGATGTGATTCAACCAACACAAAATTTTGCTACTTCAACAACTACAGTCTCTCACAGCCTCGCCACTTCTGCAAGACATGTAGAAGGTATTGGACACGAGGCGGCGCGCTTAGAAGTGTCCCGGTCGGGGGTGGTTGTCGGAGAAACAAAAGAACTAAGTCAAGCAGTAACAACACCTCCAAGTCACCGGTTAGCTCCGATCGTCAAACTAGCTCGGCGAACAACTCTCCTGCAGTACTCAGCTCCCAGACGCCACCGCCGATGAGATTCATGCCTCCTTTACATCAACTCGGCGATCATCACCTCGGCGAAATAGGTCTAAACTATAATTTTCCTAGTCAAATGGGAGGTGTGGGAGACTTGAATTTCCATATTGGAAGCTCCTTAGGTAACGGAAGTCTCGGTGGTGGTGGTCGAAGTGGTGGTTCTGCTTCGATTTTACCTACCGGAAACTTCGAGCAATGGAGAATGCCTCAAACTCATCAATTTCCATTCTTAACAAGCTTAGAAGCTTCTTCTTCTCATGGATTGTTGTATCCATTTGGTGGTAATGATCAAGAACATGCATATGGTGGTGTCTCTAAGGTATTAACATCTTCAAATGTGAAAATGGAAGAGAATCAATCTAAACAATTCTTGGGAATGATCAATagtaacaacaacaacaacattaacaacaacaataataataatcctAATAGTGAACAATATTGGAGTGCTTCTAATGGTGGTGCTACTTCAGCTTGGAATGATCTTTCATCACCTTTTAACTCTTCTTCAGCTACTACAAATTCCAACTATAGAACTTAA